Sequence from the Paeniglutamicibacter cryotolerans genome:
GTACCCGAACCCGGCGATCAGCGGGGCCAGCGGCACGGCACCCATGGAGAGCAGGTCCGCTGCGCTGTTGGCCCGGCCCAGCAGATGGGTGGGAACAGCTGCCATGAAGTAGCCGCCGAGTCCCGCATTGATGGCCGGTGCGCCGAGAATGCCCGCTGCCAACACCACGGCGATCGCCCAGACGTGGGTCACGAACGGCAGCGTGGCGATGGCGGCGGAGATCAAGATTAGTCCGGCGCAGATCAGCGGTCCGGTGGGGAAGCGCTTGATCAAGGTGGGGGCCAGGATGCTGCCCCCGAGCATGCCCACGCCGAGGGCCGCCGAAACCCAGCCGATGGTCACCGGGGCCTCGCCGCGCTGCTGCAGGCCGAAGACCACCGAAGTCACTGCCGCGTTCACGCCGAGGTTCAGGATCGTGGAGATGAACAGTACCCCGCGGAGTTCGGGGCGGTGGAGCAGCCAGCCGAAGCCCTCGCGGGCCTCGTGCAGGAAGTCGCGGACCACCCCGCGTTTCCGGCCGTCGGCGGCCGCCCGCGGTTCGCCGGATTCCCCGTCGGGGGAGGCCTCGGCGCTCGGTCGCAGGTCGGCGTGGATCAGCCGGGCGCTGATGGCGGCCAGGAGGTGCGAACCGCTGATCGCCGCCAGCGGGGCGGCCCGCGAGATGGCGAAGAGCAGGCCGCCGACGGGGCCGCCGCTCAGGGAGATCACGGCGTCCCGGCCCTGGTTGGCGGCCAGCGCCGAGCCGAGGCTGCGCTCGTCGACCACGGATTTCAGGGCTGCGTTGGAGACTGATCCGAAGAGTCCGTTGCGCAGGCACATCAGTAGGTGCAAGGCGGTGAGCGACCAGAATCCCAGCATTCCGGCCAGCTGGAAGCCGGTCAATGCCGTCCCGATGACGGCGCCGGTCAGGCCGCCGATGATCATCAGCCGGCGGCGGTCGTGCCGGTCGGCGAGCACGCCGCCGGGGATGGTGGTCAGGATGCGCCCGATCTGGCCGATGGCCGCGATGACGCCGGCCTGTGCCGGGGAGCCGGTGACGAAGAGGGCGAGCAGGGGGATGGCGAAGGACTGTAGTGCCGCCCCGAGGGCGGAGGAGGTGTCGCTGGTGAGCCACGCAAGATAGGTGCTGTTGCGCCACAGGTGCGGCGGCGGGGTTTCCTGGAGGGGTTCCATGGGTTCAGAATAGATCTACAACTAAACTTGCGCAATAAAAATTGTGCAAGTTTTCCGGTCCACCTCGTACACTGTCGTCATGACAACCGAGCGGACCCCGAAGCCGGTCACCGCCGTGCCGGACCGGAACATGACATCGCCGATGCTCAAAGCCATGGCGAACCCGTTGCGGAGGCAGATCCTGGCCATTCTCGGGGCGGTGGAATCGGCGCGGGCCACCGATCTCGCCCAGCGGCTGGATGT
This genomic interval carries:
- a CDS encoding MFS transporter, with the translated sequence MEPLQETPPPHLWRNSTYLAWLTSDTSSALGAALQSFAIPLLALFVTGSPAQAGVIAAIGQIGRILTTIPGGVLADRHDRRRLMIIGGLTGAVIGTALTGFQLAGMLGFWSLTALHLLMCLRNGLFGSVSNAALKSVVDERSLGSALAANQGRDAVISLSGGPVGGLLFAISRAAPLAAISGSHLLAAISARLIHADLRPSAEASPDGESGEPRAAADGRKRGVVRDFLHEAREGFGWLLHRPELRGVLFISTILNLGVNAAVTSVVFGLQQRGEAPVTIGWVSAALGVGMLGGSILAPTLIKRFPTGPLICAGLILISAAIATLPFVTHVWAIAVVLAAGILGAPAINAGLGGYFMAAVPTHLLGRANSAADLLSMGAVPLAPLIAGFGYLAWGWQGLLLLCAGIVTVATALALTNRQLRSLPGPTGWADRAAREATRSAAPAQRANQP